In the genome of Neofelis nebulosa isolate mNeoNeb1 chromosome 6, mNeoNeb1.pri, whole genome shotgun sequence, one region contains:
- the LOC131514967 gene encoding olfactory receptor 10C1, translating into MGTNASLVAQFIPMGFSHLAHLQGWLFFLFLGVYLLTVANDLFIVVMVSADATLQSPMYFFLRVLSALEIGATSVTLPRRLLTGQRHVPHMGFTLHMFFFLFLRATECCLLVATAYDCYAAICKPLGYPLLLSHRVCLQLTGAAWACGAMLGLSHTSFIFSLPFCSPDASLHFRVLLALFARFSFSVALGRPLLHHSHRTQGDLAGTLQMSVQIRRYQEALLRGIRAGAEKPRVKAANSEEPSTW; encoded by the exons ATGGGCACAAACGCCTCCCTGGTGGCCCAGTTCATCCCCATGGGCTTCTCCCACCTGGCCCACCTGCAGGGCtggctcttcttcctcttcctgggcGTCTACCTGCTCACTGTGGCCAACGACCTATTCATAGTGGTCATGGTGTCGGCCGACGCCACCCTTCAgtcccccatgtacttcttcctgcgCGTGCTGTCAGCCCTGGAGATTGGCGCCACATCGGTCACCCTGCCCCGCCGCCTCCTCACAGGCCAGCGCCACGTGCCCCACATGGGCTTCACTCTCCACatgttcttcttcctcttcctcagggCCACGGAGTGCTGTCTCCTGGTGGCCACAGCCTATGACTGCTACgcagccatctgcaaaccccTTGGCTACCCACTCCTGCTGAGCCACAGGGTGTGCCTCCAGCTGACAGGGGCCGCGTGGGCCTGTGGAGCGATGCTGGGCCTGAGCCACACCTCCTTCatcttctccctgcccttctgcAGCCCCGACGCCAGCCTACACTTccgggttcttcttgccctgtttgccagGT TCTCCTTCTCGGTTGCCTTGGGCCGGCCCCTGCTCCACCACTCCCACCGGACTCAAGGAGACTTGGCAG GCACTCTCCAGATGTCAGTCCAGATCCGCCGGTACCAAGAGGCTCTCCTCCGGGGCATCAGAGCAGGGGCTGAGAAGCCCAGAGTTAAGGCGGCCAACTCAGAGGAACCCTCAACCTGGTga